The Hippocampus zosterae strain Florida chromosome 10, ASM2543408v3, whole genome shotgun sequence genome contains the following window.
cccccccccacccccagcactCTGACATTCTAGCACCTGTTTCCCGTCACAAAACCATTAATTTATCACTGAATTATTAAGCTGGGGAAGCGCACACAATACGTCTGGTGCTCTTTTGACACAGAGGGGCAGGGAATGGTTGCCTTGGCAACAGGAGCGGTGGTAAAGGTGGCGAGACAGCGGGGAAAAGAAGGAGGGAAGTCATCATCGtctcaaaattgatttttttttccccctgatctCCTCGCGATTAAAATGACGGGATCAATAAAAGATGCGGCAATAGCGGGGAGACCCCTCATGCGATAGCGCTGAGATCAGGCGAGCCCCCAGGGTTTTTTTTGAAAAGCTACTTATAAAATGatctaaaaagtcaaaatgatatcaaatgtatccatttatttatttattgataaaTATACTTgcactccatccatccaaatttcttgaaccgctttatcctcacaagggtcgtggggggtgggggctatcccagctgtcttcgggcagtaggtgggggacaccctgaaccggttgccagccactacATGTACTATATaaagttacattttattttttcggcGGCTGACTGAAAGAGAGCAAATGGACTTGCTGTCAGTTCTGATACACACTCAAAAGTTGATCAAATTGTTCTGGCCTTTACTGCAGCAGCCGTTTTTAGATGTGACGTGACGATAAAAGTAACCAGGTGACTCTGTTTtccaatgtgggtttttttttctcccctttggAGACACCGGGCGTTATTGCTTTGTCTCTAATAGCATTCAATGAAACATTGTTTGTTGGGGGAGGGGAGTGGATCAATACGGCATGTGATTGTTCCCGCTTATCGGCTCCTCCAGAGACTCTCACCGTGAGAGCTATCGTCTGCGCTCTCTGCCTGGTGTCCGAGTGGTTTGAGGACAGCGCGGAAAATGCTGAGctgtgtgtttaaaaatggaagacttacagccattgctttttttcccccctctctggTGTGTTTGTAGATGAAGCTGTGGAACAAGTACAAGGTGACTAGCATCCCGTCGCTCGTGTTCGTGGACGCCGCCACGGGCAAGGTGGTGTGTCGGAACGGTCTGCTGGTAGTCAGGGATGATCCCAAAGGTGAGCCTTCGCGGTGGCGTAAACACAATGGACACAATGACGTGGTGTGTGGAAAGCCAACCGCGCATGTGCGCACAGTTGTGCTGCGATATTGCTCATTTGATTCACACTGTACGTCATTTTCAAGATTGTGTGTCGttcactgctgtcaggctgtcgTTTTTCCCTTTTGCCTCTTTTCAGGCTTTTGTCGCACACTTTTCGCCCGCCATCCTATGTGTGCTTCTTTTCGAGATTTTATGTGGCACACCGCTGTCACTCTTGATCAATTTCTCTCTGTGCTTGCTTATTTGTTATAGGAGGttatttgttatgtttttgCAGCGTCGTGTGCTATACTGCAGTAAATTTGTCAAATGTGGGCATATAAAGACTATCAAGACTCTTTTGTGATTCAGGGTTATGTAAATAACTTTGACTTGATGTGTCTAACTTCTCCTATTCTGTGAcagtctttttccattttttttatggcaCATTCATGGTATAATGCCACTGCTACTTTTTTTGGGAATTTTGTGCTGTTAGGCTGCGTCATTtctgtgcttttttaaaaaaattttcttTCACACCGTCAATCTGTACTTTTTCGGGATTCTTTGTGACACGCCACTGTCACTCTTTCATTTCTCTCTGTGCTTATTTTTCAGCTTTTGTTTTTAGCCAGCTTGTTTTCAAGCCGTCGCTCTGTGCTTCTTCAGGCTTTTGCGTGGCACACTGCTGTCGCGCTATGTCACTTCTCTCATTTTAAGCTTCTTTTGTGTAGCTGATTTTTGATATGCTGATTTTCTGGACTTTTGTGTTGTATGACGTTTCGTGTTGCTGTCGGGCTTTGTCATATCTGTGCttctttttcaagattttttttgtcgaacAATCCTATCATACTTTAAACACTTCTCTACATTTAATGTTTTCTTGTACCATTCGGTGCTTCATTTTCAGTGCAGCACACACACTGGCACTCTGCTTCTTTTTTCAGCTTTTGTGTAGCACATTCTAGTCAtgtttctttgactttttttgtttttgtcctttttgtgcttctttttcagGCTTAGGGGCAACACAGTGCTGTCGTATTTCTGCTCATTTTCAGGCTTCCGTAATGCACAttgcagtcatgtttttttttaacgtttttcTTTCTGTGCTTCTTTTTCAGGCTTTGTGTAGTATGTGGCTATTGCGCTAAGCCACTCTCTCACTTTGAGCCTCCTAATCAGGCTTTATTAATGCACACTCCTGTCACATTTGTAACCTTCTTATTCAGTGcttctttttcaagaatttGTGTAGCACACTGCTGTTACAGTAACATTCTGCTTCTATGTAGCATGCACTCCCGTTCTTTTTGGGGCTTTTGTATAGCACACAACTGTTACATTTTGTCACTTTCCTCACCATGTCCCCCTTTTCAGGCTTCTGTTTAGACCAATTCTGTCACACTCAGAGTACTAAGATTAACGTAACATTTACATTCTTTTCCATGCTGTCGCAACTTTAGTGGTGTACGGAAAAGCGATTAGTCATGTGAGAGAATTGTATGCTGAAGGCAACATAGTGGAGAACCAGAGtggatttcttttctttgtgaCAGCTTTTACGGTCTGGCTAATGAAAGCCAGAACAACCCTGCGGTGCTCGTTGCATGATTCATTAACTGTGCTTGCAAACGAATTGGCGATGGAGAAGACATAAATCTCATGTTGCAGAACAACAACATACAGTTCACTTGTATTCGttattatgtatgtatttttattttaagggggttgtttttcttgttttatgtttttatttgcttCATGGGATTTTTGTTCACATTCATTGCCAATTTTGTGTACTTAATCCATATCATTTTACTTAAAAGacatatatataaacaaatgaCAATAAACTGAAATAAATTGTACATAAAGTAATCATAATCTCACAACAAACCAAGAAataatacaaatgtaaaaacgaatgaataacattttgcatgttgttaaaaataaataaaaatgcatagtgtgcgtgaatgtgtgtgtgcatgtctgtgttGTACACCAGTGATGACAAGTGGAGAAAAGAAATATGAAAGTGAAAATTTACAGAAGCAGGCATAGTTGGATAATAATGTCTCAGTGAAGCAACACGTggctcatttttttgccttcacTGCTTCTGTTTCTCATGATCGGTGTAAAAGCAACTGGTGAGTTCGTGAGAAGACCTTGACGTCCATTCTGTGCGTTTTCTCTATAAAATCTCTCCCCTTTCTAGCAAGGTGTAAAATACAAGGAAACGTGTGGTTTTGCTTCTTGGTGTTTTCCAGTAAAGGTTTGTCACCACAAGGCAGCTAAAATGTCGTAAGTGTGACTGTAGCTGGCGAGTTCGtcagaaatccttgtacactgCATTCTTTGTGCTATTGCTCCTCGTTAAGAGGAATAAACTAGGAAGACAACTCTTGGCATTTTACCATACACGATGTATGTTTGTCATCATGAGTTTATTATAAGTCGCCATGTGACAGCAGCTGCCATGTTAGCCAATGTGGGTGTGTCGTGGCGAGCGTTCTCCGCATGGATGAAAAGGCTGACTGGAGTGCCTGCAGCCAGTGTGAAAGATGGAGAGTGTGCGAGTGGCCTTGTGAGCCTCAGGACCACAATGAGCGGCTGTTGCGCTGCAGACGTGTCATTCCTGCCTAATGAAGCCCAGTGAATAAAGCCGCCATTATGGAGCGGCTGTACAGGCCGTTATTTAGGATTACCTCCGCTGCCCACCCTCCCCGGATAACTCCACTTTCTGTTGCCTGGGGCAAACAATGAAGACACCATGAAAAGGAAGTGAAAGTGTGAACCAGCACTGGAAGGAAGGAGAGGATGAACTGCATCATATCTCTGTTTGCATGGACTGACAGCACTCTCCAAGACAGTTTGATTAGACGTAACTAGATCAAATTTGGTCGGCAGTGAAGCatcaaaaaaagttttcagAAGCCATGCATGAAAACACActggaagtcagccattttgactCGAAGGGGCCAATTTAGGCTCAATTTCTGTTTCCAATGGTCCTTTCGATACTATCTTGccctaaaaaaatgtgtttgattgcTAACATTTGAAGCATATGTACTAGAAAACTTCACAACACTAAATGTAGATTCAGTTTTCATCATTGTGTCATGGCAGGTCAAACAACTTAGCCCACttatgttttatttgatttatttacttattttagtttgtttttcaattcaaaCCCCACAGTTATTTTGACTTTGTGACATCaaatttggtgtgtgtgtttatcgttattagacctacaaaaaaagtctgaagaagCCATGCCCAGCGAAGAGGAAATCGCTGGTTTTCGTTCAAAGTGTCAATTTTGGGCTTCATTTGTCCATTTCTAGGAGTCCTTCAGGGACAAACCTGTCCTTGAGGTTAAGTTTGATTGCTGTCCAATTTGAACCTTGCATAGTAAATAGATGGACAATGTTTAGTGGCAAATGTTTTGGATTTGCGTGTTTGCGTTTGAGCGAACCATGGTGGCAAAGTTTGTTGACTttccataaaacacaaaattaataataattacattaaTAAAATTAGCTGACATTTGAGGCTCTGAAGCTAGTTTTAATTTGCAACATGAAGTTTCGTAGGCATGTCTTCCCACCAAATATCTCAAGAAGtaatccctccccccccccacaaagaaaaagaaaaactgaaattcAACCATGTTGGTTTGAAACTCGAAACATAAACTCCTACTGCAGACTTTGCATGGTGGCGAACACATTTGTGCAATATTTACCAGACAGATGGATGCTAAATTGTGAGAATTTGGAGTTTTTGTCAATGTGCGTGGGTCTCAAAGTTTTAGGACTAGCCAATAACGCGCCACTAGTCATAAATGCTCAGAAAGTTTGtgattttggtttgaagtgacCATTAAAGGTGTCTTTAAAAGGCAAAGTGGTAGAGGTGCATTAACTCGATCCAGATCCTCACAGAGTTCCCATTTTCCCATTGTTATGAGTATTTGTGGTGTAAAGCAAATCCGTTGAAGATGCTCTACGTTGCTTATGAAAGGCATCTATTACGTTCATCAAACACTGAAAATTGTCCTCAGTGGTTTCAAAAACACATTAGGTTCTGACCTCAAAGTTTCGAAAAACGACACTCATGTCAAGTTCATTCAAAACTCTCAACAGATTTTGAAATAATGTGTGGTAGCTTcttcaaaaacaggaaatagttTTGGATGGCGATGGAaacatgttcattaaatttatcCTGAAAGACTTTACATAGTCTTTGTTTTTAGTTCTCTTCCAGACTTTCCAGACAtccaaataatttcaaaaagctttcGCACAGTGTGGAAATTTGCAATTGCGGAGTTCCTAAGACTTTCTCCATTGTATTGGGAATTTCTCAAATCCACTGAAGTACAACTGTTTCACTTGATGATCGTGGAATCTGCACTTGTTTTAACATTTCCCCTCACCAAAAGACTTTTCCAAAATGTCTGTAATTCTACATTTCTCCTTTTTAGTTATTATGACTTCACCGCAGGTCTGAGCATTGGTCACTCTGTTTACGTGCAGTTGTTTTCATTGAAGCTCTTGAAATCTGCACTTGTTTAGAACAGGCTCCAAAAGACTTTACCCCAACTTGGCGCGTACATCTGTAATTGTCCTTCTTGGGTCTTCAGCAAATTCCTTggaattttcctgttgttctgCGTATTGGTCGACACTTAAGTTGCAATACAATTTGTGCGATAATTTCCCCAGCATAGAATGCAGCAAATACTGTTTACATACAGGCAAAGAGCAAACTTCCACCTGTAGTCACTTGTGATCATGAGGAagaagttcattaaaaaaaattgggtcaGATTTTCATTCAACtgatttttacatttgaaaaattaaagaaaaaaattgtgagatTGTCACATTCAACTGAGAAAAAAGGTATATTTTCtaacattcaaatgtttttacaagtttaaatttaaaaaggcTCTTCTGGATTTTCATCAAACTGTGtaatatttaaaatgcaaaactacaagtagtagtagtagtaattttAATGTAAATGTTAAATGTAAAAATGGGATGCCAAATTTTTACTCcactttttacaaaaaaaaatcaaaataaaaagtaatactATGCTATCGCTAAACTGTGCTGACAAAAATACCAATGACATCATTGTTTAATCAACTTCAATTTTGCAGTTGACAACAAATAGTCTTTTGTCATTCAAACTTTAGTAGCAGAGGCTCCAAATGGACCTCTAGCCCGGTATTTGGACAACACCTGCCTTATATCGTTCCCGCTCTCCTCTTCACAGGCCTGGAGTTCCCATGGGGGCCCAAACCGTTTGCGGAGGTAGTGGCGGGGCCTCTGCTCAGGAGCAACAGGCAGTCGACCGACAGCGCTTCCCTGGAGGGCTACCATGTGGGGGTCTACTTCTCGGCGCACTGGGTGAGCCTCTTTTATGATGTGACGTTATTGACTCTCGCCTCAGAGGCGGCGAGTGAGGTTTGTGCGAAGGAAAGATCTTCGCCTCGGTTGACTGTACCTCTTTTGTCATCTTGTTTCATCCTCCACGGAGGTTGAAAAAGTCACAAGACTATTTTCGCAAAGGAGAACAAAGTATGCATACCCATGTACAAAACAAATTTGGGGATTAAAAGTGAGAAtgtgcagaaaaataaatactcaaatacAGAAACATGAAAATGCTACTAACGTACagtcatgatttatttttttgtactttcatCTCAGCACTGGCGCAAACGCTGGTCCCAGTTGGCCCTAAAGCTGCCAGAAACCAAAAGCTTCTATTGAGGGGTTGTCTCGACCAAACCACAATCACGCATGACACTGAGATGGACCAGAAAGAGAATTGTTTTGCACCACAATACCGCCAAGCACCAAGTCATTAGGAGTGCAAATGCAGAAAACGTGTCTTTCGTAAACCGTAAAGCGCCCCCACGTGGTGAAGAATGCCATtgcatttgggggggggcaaagggttGTACTTTCAGTTGAGTATTAGGGcctttaagggaaaaaaaaacatcattataTTACAATATTATAGTCGTAATCTAAGGGGAGTAAAATCATCAGTCAGAAGCTTACATTTAttaacagtttttaaaaattgatttctTCTCTACACAACACTGAAATCGCACTTCTAAAAAAACAGTTATTTCACAATTACACaccttttcttgaaaaaaatgtacaactttagtgtgaaatgttttcaaatatttgtttcattcattcattcaacacaaGTAACATTTCTCAATAGATGTAATTCATTACTTTTGTCTTAGAAAAAATGACCACTTTGTCACAGGAATAATAAAGTCTGTCTATTATCTGTTTTGATGTCTTTTAGTGTCCACCGTGCCGCAGTTTGACACGAGTGTTGGTGGAGTCGTATCGCACAGTCAAAGAGTCGGGTCAAAAGTTCGAGATTGTGTTCGTCAGCGCTGACAGGTAAGGTACCATTACACAGCGTACTGTATTAGGTCTATTTATTGAGACACACACATGTCTAATTTATCCTTCCTGTAGGTCTGAGGAGTCTTTCCAGCAGTACTTCAGCGAGATGCCTTGGTTGGCGGTGCCATATTCAGACGAGGCTCGACGCTCGCGACTCAACAGGCTGTATGGGATTCAAGGTAACAATGTGCTCCTCTCGCAGTGCATTCAGACACATGGTATAGGAACATAGTGTCCCAATTTGggaggtttttgttgttgtttgttttgtttgttttttgggggggtaagtAACGAtcggtttattttattttttctctttgtgttaCACATTAAAATTTGACCTACTTATGCGCTTTTTTACTTACCATGATGTCAATTCTGCCCGCCTCCAAGCGTGCTGTGTGCAGTTTAAAAGATGTCCAACAGTTTCTACGGAAAGGAACCATATGTTTGCttgaagctgtttattgccattcccagttgaagtttactgtctaAGTAAACATAAAACTGAGAAATGTACATTGTGTATTTAACCAAACCACTTAACTTTGTCTTACATAAGCAGTAATACTGTTGCTTCAAACAACtggtatttgaacacaaatagtgcagcaacacataccGTATAGACCGAGCATACACACAGACATAAATTAAACTGGGCAACACAACATTTTAGTCAGATAGCTTTTTGTgtccctaaatgtatttttatgctgatttaaaagaaatacatctttgttttttttctagcacctcaatttttaaaaatatattcattcttttttcaagcaacttgaaaatgtttacaatacaaaatatatgTGCTTGCTTGATTCATTTTAGCGTGTTTAATGGATTAGAGTTGAAgaattttaaagtggcccttGCATTTTTATGGATGCGGCCCTCAAATgagaaagtttggacacccctgatgtaaataAACAGAATGGCTATAAACAATCCATAGTTAGAAAATTTGCATCCCGAAcagctttttttctgccttaGGAGCTCTTTTCTGAATTGCTTAGCTACTGTAGAATCCACACTTATATTTTCACGGTTGACATCCTAAATTGTCAGGATTGTATCTCTCATTGCAGCTTGGAATTTTTATGAGCTCCTGGATTTGCTCTGTCATCCAGTTTGTGGTACTATGCTCCCTAGTCTTCCTCTTCATTCCCTGACTCAAATAAGTGAAGCTGGGGGGGTTGTGAGGTTTTTCCTGCAAAGCATGTGAGGAATGCACAGAGATGTCAACGCTGcaacccccaccctcctcaCTCTGCCACTCCCACCTGCTTGACCTACTCTAGCCTGCCTGGAGTCCACATGAGCAGAGAAGATTTTCATAAGATGAACAGTGACACTCGCCCCGGCTGTGCTCCTCCATCACGGCTGTTTCTGATAAGGCTGCTCAGATTATGATCACAAGATCCACAAGCAGCCCTACGGGGAACAATGTGTGCAGGCAGGGAGTCCACTGTTTCTAACGCCATTGATTATTTGATTACTTCTGTTGTGCAAAAGAATTGTAGAGGAGTGATTGCATTGCCAGTCCTTTTAGGACACGACACGTCTGTTTGCACATGACTGAGtgttccattcttttttttcactttgtggGTTTTTCTAGTTGACTGCGGAGTAGTCGGAGGTACTAAAACGATCACCTcaagtcagctaggataggctccagtcaCCTGCGATCCTACTGAGCATAAGCAGGATAGAAATGTTCGGATTCAAAATACACTTGACCTTTGCCTTCTTCTGTGACATAAAATCAACAGAGCAAAAAGCATGCCTACTTTGAGGGTGGTCTAATTTTAAGATGTATACTGTCAAAGACACAATTTGTAATGTAAGTTAgaaaaacttgaaaataaaaatgtaagttGGGGTTAAAAGGGACAACTGTTAAGTAAATTCTTATTTCGTTGTTGTGAAAATGCAGTAATGCCAATTTCCACAACTGCAAAtcttaaaacattttgttgtgaaaataaaacaaaacgaaaccttcatacagcaaaacaaaacaaaaaaaactgtatggcATCCAGACAATCATCCATTTCCTGTCCTGTTCGCTTTTAATCCCCTTTATCGCTCCTCAGGTATTCCCACCCTGATCCTGTTGGACACCGAGGGTCATGTGATCACGCGACAGGGCCGCGTGGAGGTGCTGAACGATCCGGAATGCCGGCTTTTCCCGTGGCACCCTCGCCCCGTGCTGGAGCTCAGCGAGGCCAACGCTGCGCAACTCCACGAGGGACCCTGCCTCGTCCTCTTTGTGGGTGAGTCGGCGGCCATTGTCGATATCGATTGAAATCTCTTGCTGTATGTTGTCGCCCACCTGTCAAAGATATACATTTCCAATTTGGGAGGAGTCAGACTCAATATCAAGGACAATTAACCCCTTGAAGGACCCCtaaaaatggccgcttcaaatcaaatgtcttatttgctgtgttttttattgatttaattagTTGCAAACTTGGCTTCGTCAGACTTAAATAGCTAATTTCAtgctagtaagaacattttggtttgaggGGCTGAAATTTAAACAAAGAGCGAAGTTATTAGTTTCATGGGATGGGATTTGAAAATAATGAGTCTGTCAAAATGCTGGGTCTGGTTGGAATGGCCACTTCAAGCCAATTACAATGCGtcaaaaattttgaaaatagaGTGATGCGTTCTGGAGAGGTTTTGATTTTTGTGGGAAAATCGTCCGACCTTCcgggcatggcttcttgagatttATTTTCCGTACACCCATGATTGACATGTCTTCCAAATTTTTGAAGAAGGAAGAGTATTTGGCAGGAACCGACTAAATTCAACACCCTCCTGATGTGTGTCGAGGTCAAACCATATAGCAAAACACGACACGGACCATCTGTTGTTCTCTTCAGACGCTGAGGATGAAGGCGAGCTGGAGCCGGCCAAGGAGCTGATCCGGCCCATCGCTGAGAAGTTGATGACTAAGTACAAAGCCAAGGAGGAGGAGACGCCGCTGCTCTTCTTTGTAGCCGGAGAGGTGAGCAAAAGAAAACATCCCTTCCATCATGGGCTCAATGGCATTTAGCGCACATGTGCAAAGATCAAGATGGGGTTGAAGTAGATTTGAGTGGTGGGAAGTAATCTGTAGATTCCAGTTTGTATTTCACTCAACAAACTGACAGGGGGCAGAAATTTGCTCTGTCTGCAGCCCATCACCATGTTGGTCTAAAACTCTTGGTGTGAATACACCCTAAACATGAATCCTTCATAAGCCAAATCAGATATTTTACATCCTCAAAGCCTTCAGTTTAATTTCCTGTCTTTACCTCTGTCGCCTGTGAAATCAGCaagtttcattttcacatcCTGATTGTGCTCACATCTCACTTCCTGTCTGAGGACGTTCAGAATACATGTGGCTCACACtcgtacacacacacgtacgtacACACTTAATCAGTGGCAAGCGAGATGTTGAGATTCAATGGACAATGTGCTGCCCCCTCTGCTCCTCAGAAAGCCCAGCAATATTAATCATTccccacagaggataaagaatatatgccgtgTGAGTCGG
Protein-coding sequences here:
- the nxn gene encoding nucleoredoxin gives rise to the protein MSELLLNVLGERLVNREKAEVDVQALSERLSLLGLFFGCGLNAPCRVFNGSLCDFYGRFKQTSEHRDKLEVVFVSSDQEQKQWQDFLQEMPWPALPFKDRHKKMKLWNKYKVTSIPSLVFVDAATGKVVCRNGLLVVRDDPKGLEFPWGPKPFAEVVAGPLLRSNRQSTDSASLEGYHVGVYFSAHWCPPCRSLTRVLVESYRTVKESGQKFEIVFVSADRSEESFQQYFSEMPWLAVPYSDEARRSRLNRLYGIQGIPTLILLDTEGHVITRQGRVEVLNDPECRLFPWHPRPVLELSEANAAQLHEGPCLVLFVDAEDEGELEPAKELIRPIAEKLMTKYKAKEEETPLLFFVAGEDDMSDSLRDYTNLPEAAPLLTILDMSARAKYVRDVEEITPDVVEQFVGDFLVDKLKPEPI